From the Moraxella sp. FZFQ2102 genome, the window GCCACCACCGCACGCCCTGTTTCGTGGATTTTCATCATCAAGCGATACGCTTCATCCATATCATGATGAAAAATCTCGACCAGTACATACACCACAAATTCCATCGTTGTATAATTATCATTGTGCATCACCACCGCATACATCTGCGGATGCTGGCGTTTGGTTTGACTCACGGTCAGCACATCACTTTGGTTGTCGGTTTGTACATCATAATCATTAGGTGCACTCATGATTGACATCATCCCTTATCAGTTTTTTAAAGTTTTTTGAGCAATAAAAAGCCATAAGCACGCGGCACATCACCCAACACGCTTATGGCATTATTTTAAATTGATTGATTAGTCTTGTTTGACAATTGGGCGATTGCTGGCGTTCGGCATTTCAGCCAATGAAGTCGGTGCATCGCTGATGATTTTGCCAATTTGCCAGTTGTACAGCTGCTGCACTTTTTGTGTGCCTGCCATCAGCTCGATCTTCATCTGCTTAGGCTCAAAGCCTTCAGGCATGATAAAGCGGCCGCGGATATTCGCCACGCCATTGATATCATAGCTTGATGGATCAAGTGGAATCTCAACCATACTGGTAGCATTCAGCAGTGTCAATTTAGGAATCATTTTCACCGCTTTGCCCGAGACATCGATCATCGAGACATCAAAACGATATTCATAGGTATTTTGTGGCAATGAAATGATCTCAGACGCCATGATATTCAGCGCCACGCCGCCTTGCTCTGCCACCGATGCTTTGAGCAGTTCATTGACCTGCTCTAGCTGTAGATTGGTGGTTTTTAACTCTTCATATTCGCCGCGCAGTCGCTCAAGATTCGCCATGCTGATGTCGCGCTCTTGGCGTGCCGTGGCAGCATCTTGCTTCAGCTGTGCGTTTTCTTTGCTCAAAACTTGGCTGTCTGCAGTGGCTGCAGCGACTTGTGGAATGTTCTCGGCAGCGTCCGCCACACCTTGGCGAAAGCCGAATTTAAAGCCAATCACCGCCACCACCAACGATGCGAAAATCAACGCCAACATGAACAGAGCCAAAATCTGCCCTGTCGCCCCACGCTCATGACGAGCCTTAGAAAATGAAAAATTATTTGGCATGAGTTACCCAAACCATTGTGTCTAGAAAAATGCCACTTATTATAGCAAAATTTGCGCGATTGCATACGCTTGTTTTACGATGATATACGAAATTTTACAATTCATTCTCATTTAGCAAATGGTTGGCATGGGAAAAATGGCTAAATATTTAGAATAAGATGGGTCAAGTGGTTTAAAAATTTAGGTCATTAAATGTTCGCTTTTAAAAAACCCATCATCAGCCTTGATACAAATCCACCACTTTACCAGCGATAATAATCGCGGGTGCAGATACGCCGCTTTCTTCTTGCTT encodes:
- a CDS encoding ATP-dependent Clp protease adaptor ClpS, whose product is MSAPNDYDVQTDNQSDVLTVSQTKRQHPQMYAVVMHNDNYTTMEFVVYVLVEIFHHDMDEAYRLMMKIHETGRAVVALLPFDIAEMKVDEVTMLAEQEQYPLLTTIEKA